The window ATTGAAAACAAGGCCAATAAGATGACTTCGGAACAAAGAATGATGCATGGCCATTTTGTTAGGCAAGGGTTTCATTCTTTGAGAGAGTAAATGCCGACCACGACCTACATACTTTCTGCTCACACACACACATTCAATATCCAAAAGTCATACCCACATATGTAATTTGATTAAATACAAGACACCGATCAAAACTGAGTGGGGTGGGAGTGTAACTTCCCTCCACCATTAGTCGATAGCCCACATATTGGTGGAGAGACTTTCTGTTCTATAACTAAagcataaaaataataaataatttCATCGGCCCACTATTTCCGTAAGAGTTAAAGAATTGACTGAGTTCTGAATATTGTTCCTAAAGTGCTCTAATTCGGTTTCCCGGCGCACAAGGTAGGCAGGGCAATTGGGATTTGGAAGTGTGGTACTTCCGTTCTCTAGGGCGGTCATAATTGATGACATCAGTGGCCTATCATCTGCGTTTTCCTGAACGCACAATAGTGCTATATGGACGCAAAGAAAGACTTCGTGTAGTGAACACGTATCTGTGATAGATGAATCGGCCATATCCTTTGTCTTCCCTTCCTTCCACATATTCCACGACTGAAACAACAGAAACCATTATTTTAGTTGCAGAACCTTTTCCTTTCAAAAACTGGGCATAATTTTCTCAGTTTAGAACTATAGAGGAAGTATGTATGTACTCACATAGTCTATAAGACTAGAATAGCCCATGGTGTGAATGATAGAGCTTCTCTTTATGCTGGTTACAATCTCTAGTACTAACACACCGAAGCTATAGACGTCAGACTTGATAGAGaagacaccttccattgcatactcaGGAGCCATGTAGCCACTGCTTGATTATATATTCTTGCAAGAGTTACTGGAATTGAATTTGAGTATAATCACAAGTTAAAACAACCTACTAACTGTATAGTTACTTACTATGTTCCAACAACACGTTGGGTGTTTGCATTTTCCTGGTTATCTCCAAAGAGCCTCGCCATACCAAAATCTGCTATCTTGGGTTTCATATCTCCATCTAGCAAAACATTTCCAGCTTTGAGATCTCTATGAATTATTGTCAGTCTTGAATCTTGGTGGAGATAAACAAGCCCTCTTCCGACACCTTTGATTATATTAAACCGTGTTGCCCAATCAAGCAACCGCTTTCTTGAATCATCTAAAGAAAAATAGAAATATTATAAAAAAATATTGAGTTGTGTGATGATATTCTAGTGTGTTTCTAGATATATCGAAAAGTGTGGCATCCAAGCTTTTATTAGGCAAGTACTCATAAATCAATAACTTCTCATCTCCCTCGCCACAACATCCCAGTAGTCGAACCAAATTACGGTGTTGTAATTTGGCAATAagtattacttcattcgtgaactcAATTGTCCCTTGTTGAGAATCCCTACTTAGCCTTTTGACAGCaatttgttgtccacctagtgttcCCTGCATAATTGTCAGCTCATGATATGAATAAATCAACTAGGCGACCAACTTTGGCATGAATAAGAGGAAACTATGTTGAACAAATTACCTTATAAACTTTGCCAAAGCCTCCTTGTCCAATCATACATGTTTCGGAGAAATTTTGTGTAGCCTGAGCAATTTCCTCAAATCTTACAAAGGGAAACTCAAGGTCATTGGAACTATCGAATGGTGCCTTCTTGTGTTTTCCCTGGTTCCTGTTCTTGCCTGCTCCCACAGTTGTATAACATTTCTTGTCAGATGAGTATAAGATTGTAGGCACAGAAAAATATGAAGGGCTCCAGTTGATCACTTGAACTAATCGGTTTTTGTCCATTGTACCAGTGCAAACTCACATAACCAGAGCCAGCCCACGGTACACTTCGGCCACCAAAGCAAACGCTAGAATTTACATTGTGGTGATGCTCAGCATATACAGTAAAATTCCGTCCACAAGACACATCTATTTTGTGTACCAAGGTGGCTAAATTATATTGTCCTGCATTTGTATATTCGTGGGTCACGTGTACGACAGTGAGGAACATCAAACAAACTCTAGTAATTTTGAAAAGGTCATAAGGCATATGTATGATGATGCCACAACTATATAGTCCCCCACGATGATGAAATTACGTGCTCAAAAGACATATAAAGGGTCAATCGTGATAATTCTAGACATATGGGCTCATTCTGGGACATTCCTTTCTAGACTCTCCAACCCCCTTGAATTCAACTGGGTGGGCCCCTTCCCACGAATTCTATCCAACCACAGAATCCCACATAGGCTAGTCCATTAGTCCGATACCATATCATCTGTGCGTGTAGTAATATTACTCGGGTTAGGCACACTCACTTGCTCTGGATTTATATTCATGGGTTATGAAGCCCTTATGGACTAAGCTACAATTAAAGTTAACAGACAAATTCCAATAAATCAAAGTGCAGTTATGGATGAGCTATCGAACGTAAATTTAACTTACCACTGAATTTCAACCATGCAAGAAAAATGCACATGATTATCACCACACTACTTCCTATGGCTGTCAACGCAATCCTCACTGCATTATGCTTCGTCTTTTTACCTGTGAGCATGCATATATATAGCATAACACCGATCAGCTCCATCATAGTACTAGTTGCATATATTGCCTGCAAAAAGAACTACCAGTTGCATATATTGCCTGCAAAAAGAACTACCAGTTGCATATATGACGCTTCGTTCCCTAGTTTTGCATTTAGGTGTTCCTAAAAAAAATACTCTCTGTTCAATAATGTAGTGCGTATAGATTTTTTAAAAAGTCAAATTTATAAACTTTgatcaaatttaaaaaaaaaactatTTATATCCACCATACCATATATGTAAAATATGAAACTACGTCTTATGATGAATCTATTGATATATGTTTGGCATTCtaaatgtaaatgtttttctccaccaaCTTAACCAAACTGGATGAAATTTGACCTTTCAGAGATTCTATGTGCACTATATTATGGAACTGACGGAGTATAAGAAATTAGCAGAGATTCAGGTGGTACCAGCTGCAACATCCAATCGGGCGAGCCGGAGATAGAGCGTGTCGCTGGCGGGGCTGCTTACGCCCAACTTCCCGGTGTCAACCAAGTCCCCGGCCAACACCAAGCACCTCGTCATGTCTCCCCTGGACGTGGCACTGCTCAGGTTGGCGTACGCGTACGCCACGCAGGAGCAGTTGCGGTCGCACTCCGCCGCGCACCCCTCCAGCGTTCTGTTGGCCACGAGCACGAACCGGTCCGCCGGCTTCATCCCCGGCAGGGACACGAAACCGGCACCGGCAGCGGCAGTGCACCCGCGCAGAGGCTCCTTTCGCCGGCACCCCTCTGAGAACCTGCCGCCGGTCCAGTCCCTCGTGCTGGCCGGCACGAAGCCGTCGAGGCACTTGCACGTCGGCAAAGGCCTGGCCGTCTCATCGCAGTACCCGTTCGGGCCGCAGTGGCCGTAGCTGACGCACGGGTACGGCGGCCACTTCCCGAGGACGGCCCACGCTGACGAGCTGGCGTTCCAGCTCTGGATTTGGAGCTCGCCGTTGTAGGTCACCACGCATCTGGTGAGCCATGCGCCGTCCGAGACGGTGAAGGTCGTGTAGCTCTGGTCACCGTCGTTGACGACGGCCAGGTAGATGATGATGGAGCTGGTGCTGCTCGTCTGGTACTGGTAGTCGCTCTTCACCCGGTACCCCGTCCACGGGGGGCCGCGGTACACCGGGCGCGTGCCTTCCCAGAGGAATACCTGCGGGAACGTGTCCATGTCGCTGCCGTAGGAGAAGTTCCCCGGCGAGGGGTTGCCGGCGCCCTTCCAAGACACTAGGCGCTCACCGTCACGCGTGCCGTGCTTCAATGCCATCTTCATGCCGGGGAGGAGCGTGTCGGTTGGGTGGTCGAAGCTCTGCCACAGCGTGGTGCCGTTCGGCGACCGGACGACGAGGTTGCCGGTGTTCAGAAGCACGGCCGTTGGGGAAGAGGAGCTCGACGCGGCCTTCACGCGGGTCGTCCAAACGACGCGGCCGCTGCTGTTACCGTCGTAGAGAACAAGGTCGGAGGTGTTGGTGAGGGAGAGCACGGTTGCACTGCTGTTGGTGACCGGTGTTTCCCGGTTGGCCACCCACACCACGGTAAGCTCAGGGACGCCATTGTACCAGATGCCCAGGTGCAGGTTGGCCGGAGCTGAGCTGGACGGGGCGAAGAAGCCCAGGGCGAAGTCACCGCCGTCGGAGACGATGGTGGCTCCGGGGACGAGCGGCTTGCCGGGGACAAGCCGGTCGTCGGACGCACGCAAAGGCAGGAATACAAGGATCACGACAGTGACGGAGCATGCAAGAGCTGACCACTCCATCGATTTTGCAAAAGGAATCGCAGGGGAGTATGCTCTTCTGGACAGGAATTAATGTGCCTGCAGAAACAATAATTGCAGTCTTACATTCACTTAAACAATAATTAAGAAAGTTTAGACTTTAGAGCCTTGGTCATACAAGCAACAATAATGCAAGGATTCCCTTAAAAAACACAAAGACTCTGCAATACAGTAGGCTAGTTTGGGAGTTGACAAATTCAGCTGTCTACATCGATACCCATATATTGCCGAAGCATTACACCATTTCCTTTTTGAAGGTAACAATTGTTAATGCTCAATGTTCAGACCCATACGGTGGTGATCGATACGGATGACTTGACTATGTACTCCCTTCGTCTCCTAAGGTAAAACGTTTTAGTGTCaacaaatgtcttacattatgggacggaaggagtagaAAGAAAACAAGTGAAATTTATGGCTGTATTTATGTCCACATTCTCCGCCATCGTACCGTGCTCGAAGCCCTTGCAAAGATCCAGCCTGAACTttcttttttagagaaaaggcacgaAGGCTCGACTTCAAATTATTAAAGCCATAAACCGGCCAGGATACAATGGGTAATGAATTGTAGAGGCAAAGACTTGACAAAAAACGGAAATAATACATGCACATATC is drawn from Triticum dicoccoides isolate Atlit2015 ecotype Zavitan chromosome 6B, WEW_v2.0, whole genome shotgun sequence and contains these coding sequences:
- the LOC119321955 gene encoding G-type lectin S-receptor-like serine/threonine-protein kinase At1g11330; this translates as MEWSALACSVTVVILVFLPLRASDDRLVPGKPLVPGATIVSDGGDFALGFFAPSSSAPANLHLGIWYNGVPELTVVWVANRETPVTNSSATVLSLTNTSDLVLYDGNSSGRVVWTTRVKAASSSSSPTAVLLNTGNLVVRSPNGTTLWQSFDHPTDTLLPGMKMALKHGTRDGERLVSWKGAGNPSPGNFSYGSDMDTFPQVFLWEGTRPVYRGPPWTGYRVKSDYQYQTSSTSSIIIYLAVVNDGDQSYTTFTVSDGAWLTRCVVTYNGELQIQSWNASSSAWAVLGKWPPYPCVSYGHCGPNGYCDETARPLPTCKCLDGFVPASTRDWTGGRFSEGCRRKEPLRGCTAAAGAGFVSLPGMKPADRFVLVANRTLEGCAAECDRNCSCVAYAYANLSSATSRGDMTRCLVLAGDLVDTGKLGVSSPASDTLYLRLARLDVAAGKKTKHNAVRIALTAIGSSVVIIMCIFLAWLKFSGKNRNQGKHKKAPFDSSNDLEFPFVRFEEIAQATQNFSETCMIGQGGFGKVYKGTLGGQQIAVKRLSRDSQQGTIEFTNEVILIAKLQHRNLVRLLGCCGEGDEKLLIYEYLPNKSLDATLFDDSRKRLLDWATRFNIIKGVGRGLVYLHQDSRLTIIHRDLKAGNVLLDGDMKPKIADFGMARLFGDNQENANTQRVVGTYGYMAPEYAMEGVFSIKSDVYSFGVLVLEIVTSIKRSSIIHTMGYSSLIDYSWNMWKEGKTKDMADSSITDTCSLHEVFLCVHIALLCVQENADDRPLMSSIMTALENGSTTLPNPNCPAYLVRRETELEHFRNNIQNSVNSLTLTEIVGR